CATGAATCAGATGCTCAAAAGGAAATCCGACCAGCTGGCCGCAGCCAAAACGAAGTTCGCAGCCAACAGCAATAGCGAAGGCAACGGCGCGGCAGCGGATGCTACCGGGCTGAACCTGGTCAAAGGCAAATCCGATAGCCAAAGCGGCGCGGCAAGTCGCAAGGCCGGGGCGAAGGCGGCTGGCAATATTGATGGTGAGAAGACTCGATTGGACGGCCAAAAGCAGATGGCGCGGCTGACGGGACAACTCACGGAAGCAGGCGATTCAGACAAAGAAACGATCGCCGGAGAAGCCAGCGAACAACAGGCGCAGCGGTTGGCTCAGGAAGCCTTCACAAAGTATCAGAAGATGTCGGAAGCCGTGCTGGAACACGAATCCATCCCGCCCGGGCATCGGCAGACCATTCGCAAATATTTCGAACTGATCCGTCCGGAACCCGGGGCGGATGAATCCGCTCGTTAAAGCCGCCGTTACTTTAATCGCTCACGCCCGCCGTCGGATGTACGTTGAACAATCGAGTGCTAAAATGAAGTCTGCAGCATGGTTGCTGTTTGCTCACCAATCCGTTTGTCCCCCGAAGAAAAAGCTGAGAGCTCAAAATGCCGTTTGTCAGTCCTGTTGCCGAAGCTGATGCCGTTGACAAAGCCGTGCATGCATTTTCTCGAATCAAGGAGGTTCTTGGTGTTGAAGAAGTGCCTGAGATCTTCCGCTACATGGCGAACGTGCCTGCCTTCGTTCACGACTTCTTCATGAACTTTCGCAACTTCGTCCTGTCTGAAGGCAAGCTCGGTGAGAAACGCAAACTGCTGATCGCCTTCGCCGTGGCAGGGCAGGCGGGATCTCAAACATGGATCTCGTTCCTGAAAGAGTTCGCGGAATCGAAGAACGTTTCTCAACAGGAATTGACGGAAGCATTGGCCGTCGGCTCAACCAATTCCATGTACAACGTGTTGTTCAAGTTCCGGGACATCAGCGGCAGCGACGTGTTTGAAGGCATGGGCGTGGGGCTGCGAGCTCACACGTTTCAGAATACGTCGCTGGACGAAGAAACCGTCGAGCTCATCAACCTGGCTCTCAGCGACATCAACGCCTGCAAACCCTGCACGTCAGCTCACGTGGCCAAAGCGCGAGCTCTGGACGTCGCGGACGAAGCCGTTTACGAAGCGATCCAGTGCGCAGCGACAATGATCGCCGGCACGCAGTTTCTGCGATCCATCGGCGTAAACTAGCTGGACAGCGCCATGTTGGTGCGAATGGTAACCCGAAGTGTAAGCAAGGGATCGTGTTGCGACGAATACCTCGCTTATACTTCGGGTTACCAAAAACACGGCCCAGTGCCCAAAGGTGGAGCTGTCCAGCTAGTCACATGTCAGCCAAGTCTTGACGCAGTGTGCCACTGGGCACACATCAATTCTTGACAGACATGGCACGGATCGCCGCTGACAGCAAGCACGAAACGCCTGTTCCTCGGCCCCAAGTCAGCGAGATTCACTGTAGGATCTACAGTGAGACCTCTTACAACGCATCGCGAGTGAGCATAAACGTTGCGTGCATACTCGCCGCATCGCTCGCTATTTCTTCTTCGCACGTTCTGTGGCTCGGATCAGCGGCGGACGTTCTTCCGCTTTCCAGTCTTTGATCTCCTGCTGCAACACCTTCACAGCCCTGTTCAGCTGACGATCTCTCCCCGACGGAATTTCTGTGGGCTTCGGCCAGACTATGACATCCGGCACCGCGCCGTTTAGTTCCATGTCTTCACCGGTGGCTTTGACATACCAGCCTCGAAACGGCAGCCGGATCGCTCCCACATCCATGACTCGGCGAATCCCCGTGCTAATCACGCCGCCAGCCGTAGGAACGCCCACCAGTTTGCCGCGCCCCAGATTCTTGATCGCATGGCTGAAGATTTCGGCGTTGCTGTAACTGTTCTGATTGCACATCACCACAATTGGTTTATTCCACGTCGCGTACACCATACGGCTTTGCGGATAACCGGTTCCGCCCCCGCGAGGGATCGTAATCGCGTGCTGAGGTTGCGTGAGCGCCGTGAGAAGGTGGTCAGTGGTTGAGCCGCCACCGTTGTCGCGGACATCAATAATGATTCCGTCCTTGCCGTAGCCGACGTCGTAAAGCTCTCGTTCGAAGTCCAGAAAGCTGGTCCAGTTCATCCCCTGAATATGCAGATAGCCGATGTTGTCCGCCTTCTTCGCCACGAGTTTGCGGTTATCGTCCTGCCACTTCAGATACAACAGCGAACGCACGAGGCTGTAGCTGGTAGGCCGCAGCGTGACGTCGCGAGTCGCGCCATTCTTTCCGGCCGCCTTGACCTTTAACGCGATGTCTCGATCAAGCGGCCCATTCAGCACTCTGGTCAAATCGAAGGCGGGATCCACTGCTGTTCCGTCGATCGCCAGTATGACCTCACCAGGCTCGATCCGGCTGGAATCGTCGGTCGCCGGACCTTCAGGAATGACATCTTTGACCTTCAACCCCGGCCCCTTGAATTTGCTGTCAAAGCGAACGCCAAGGTGTGAGGTCGTTGGGCGCCAGTCATCTCCGCCTTTCAGTTCCGGGGTCAGTGATTCGCCAGGGTAGAAGCCAAGATGCGAACCGTTCAGTTCTCCCAGCATCAACTGGATGACTCGTGCCAGGGAACTTAAATCGCCCGCCGCTGCGGCCGCCGCACCGTACTTGCGGCGAATTTGATTCCAGTTGTGGTTGCCGTAATTGTCGTCGTACCACCAGTCACGCATGATCCGCCATGCGGTATCGAAGCCCGCCTGCAAACGAGCCGTCCGGCTTAGTTCCTGCCGCGCGTTGAAGGTGTACTTCTTTGCTTCACCGGAAAGCGGCTGAAGTCCGGGGATGCCGGATGACAGCCACAGCATGCGATCGGGCGACTTCAGCCAGCCCTTGATGCTGCCCGTGTCTTTGGTGATTTTCTTCGGAGTTAGCTTGTCTGGAAATTCGACAGAATACGTTCCCGCAGCGCCGCCAACGCTGCCTGAAAAGATTAGCTTCTTGCCGTCCGGAGACCAGCCGAGCACCTTCTCGCCCGCGTTGGCGTTTGAGATGCGTTTTAAGCGACGATGAATATCTTTGAAGTCGATGCGGACGACGGGAACGCGGCGTTCGGCCGATTCTTTCAGCTTGTCTTTGGCCTCCGGCTTCTCGGGTTTGTCGCCATCGGTTTCGCTGTTCTTTTCTGTTTCGTTCTCTGACTTCGAATCCGGTTTCGGTTTGTCTTTAAGAAGCGTCTCGCGGGATTTCTCAAGCGCTTTCAGAGCCTTCTGTAGCTTGCGATCGCGCGTGTCGGTGTCTGCGTCTTCTTCAGTCAGCCACACGTAATAGATATCAACTTCGTCGTCGGCTCGACGACCGGTGAAAGCGATCAGCTTGCCATCCGACGACCAGCGAGGGCCCGATTCGTCGTCCGGATGCCGGGAGATGTTGACGGGGTCGGAAGATTGATCCACCGGGGCAATCCAAATGTCGGTGTTGAAGTTATCGTCCGTTTTGTCGTACACGATCCACTGACCGTCGGGCGAGAAATCGTAGTCCGGAGCCGTGAACGATTTCACCAATCGAGTGGCCTCACCCGTTTCCAGATTGCGAATCCACAAGTCGCCTCGTTCACGAATGTAGGCCAGTGACTTACCATCAGGGCTGGCCTGCAGATCGGATTCCAGAGCCGCGTCTTCCGTCAACCACCTCGTCGAGAAGTCCTGATTCTGCCACCAATATTTGGAATCGTCCGTGCGCTGGATTTTGCAGATATCAGGTTCGCCATCCTTCCAGCTCACACAAACAATCGCGTCCCCATCGTTGATGAAGATCGGATCGGACTCAAATTCAGACGTGTGAGTGACTTGCACGGGTTCACACAGTTCAGTTTCCATAACCCACAAGTCACCACCGGAAATAAACGCGACTTCGAGGCCGTCATCACTAAACGTGGCGTCGGTGGCTTCTTTTAGAGTTCGGCGATGAATGTCGTCGGCGAGGTCTTCCCGAGATACGGTGATCTTGATCGCCTGTGGCGGAGCGTCCTTCTTCGGCTTCCACCGGTACAGATTGAACAGGTGTGAAAACACGATCGTGCTTCCATCGGCAGAAATCGTCGGATCGGTGACGAGGTCGTCATCGAAGTGCGTCATCTGCTGCGACTTCTTCGATTGCATGTCATAGTGCCAAAGGTTACGAGCTCCGTTTTCCGCTTTCTGCGACCCGCAGTAGTAAAAGCCTTCACCGTCCGGTTGCCAGACGGGCGAAAAACACCCGGTCGGCAGGTCGAGTAACTTCGAAAACTTTTCCTCGCGAAGGTCGTAGTGCCACACCTGAGCCGACCGAGACCCTTTGTAACCCTTCCGCCACCAACGTTCACCTTCGCGCACAAACAACATGCCCGAACCATCGGGGCTAATTTGTCCCGCCGTGCCGTAACCGTTAAACAGATGTTGCTCCGTAGACCGTTCAGCCGCGTCGATTTTCATGAACCGCTGGCTGTACTTCCAATAGTGATCGCGGCTACCAAGCGTCAACAGAGAAGCCCCGTCCGGGTACCAGCCCTGCAGCGAAAACCCTTCGGTGT
This DNA window, taken from Fuerstiella marisgermanici, encodes the following:
- a CDS encoding carboxymuconolactone decarboxylase family protein, with the translated sequence MPFVSPVAEADAVDKAVHAFSRIKEVLGVEEVPEIFRYMANVPAFVHDFFMNFRNFVLSEGKLGEKRKLLIAFAVAGQAGSQTWISFLKEFAESKNVSQQELTEALAVGSTNSMYNVLFKFRDISGSDVFEGMGVGLRAHTFQNTSLDEETVELINLALSDINACKPCTSAHVAKARALDVADEAVYEAIQCAATMIAGTQFLRSIGVN
- a CDS encoding S41 family peptidase, which produces MRSLLLLLATCVSITTTTAADHLQLLTDPDLSPDGKTLLFVHRGDIWQVPTKGGQASRVTHHPAAEQEPHFSPDGKRIAFVSDRTGSRQVFVMKRGDLAPQQLTHHTEGFSLQGWYPDGASLLTLGSRDHYWKYSQRFMKIDAAERSTEQHLFNGYGTAGQISPDGSGMLFVREGERWWRKGYKGSRSAQVWHYDLREEKFSKLLDLPTGCFSPVWQPDGEGFYYCGSQKAENGARNLWHYDMQSKKSQQMTHFDDDLVTDPTISADGSTIVFSHLFNLYRWKPKKDAPPQAIKITVSREDLADDIHRRTLKEATDATFSDDGLEVAFISGGDLWVMETELCEPVQVTHTSEFESDPIFINDGDAIVCVSWKDGEPDICKIQRTDDSKYWWQNQDFSTRWLTEDAALESDLQASPDGKSLAYIRERGDLWIRNLETGEATRLVKSFTAPDYDFSPDGQWIVYDKTDDNFNTDIWIAPVDQSSDPVNISRHPDDESGPRWSSDGKLIAFTGRRADDEVDIYYVWLTEEDADTDTRDRKLQKALKALEKSRETLLKDKPKPDSKSENETEKNSETDGDKPEKPEAKDKLKESAERRVPVVRIDFKDIHRRLKRISNANAGEKVLGWSPDGKKLIFSGSVGGAAGTYSVEFPDKLTPKKITKDTGSIKGWLKSPDRMLWLSSGIPGLQPLSGEAKKYTFNARQELSRTARLQAGFDTAWRIMRDWWYDDNYGNHNWNQIRRKYGAAAAAAGDLSSLARVIQLMLGELNGSHLGFYPGESLTPELKGGDDWRPTTSHLGVRFDSKFKGPGLKVKDVIPEGPATDDSSRIEPGEVILAIDGTAVDPAFDLTRVLNGPLDRDIALKVKAAGKNGATRDVTLRPTSYSLVRSLLYLKWQDDNRKLVAKKADNIGYLHIQGMNWTSFLDFERELYDVGYGKDGIIIDVRDNGGGSTTDHLLTALTQPQHAITIPRGGGTGYPQSRMVYATWNKPIVVMCNQNSYSNAEIFSHAIKNLGRGKLVGVPTAGGVISTGIRRVMDVGAIRLPFRGWYVKATGEDMELNGAVPDVIVWPKPTEIPSGRDRQLNRAVKVLQQEIKDWKAEERPPLIRATERAKKK